In the genome of Lathyrus oleraceus cultivar Zhongwan6 chromosome 4, CAAS_Psat_ZW6_1.0, whole genome shotgun sequence, the window TTCTCTTAAGATATGAGGCGACACACAATTGAGTGACCGAGTAACTTTTCACACAAGTCATGGTCATGTAAACCACATATGACCACACAACTTAAAGGGACACTCACATTTTCTTAAACCGATGTCGTCTCGTTTAAAATTCCGGAGATGAGGTCTATATTTCACGCTTCTTTCGCACATCATTGTTACAAAAGTATATATTCTATCTAAATGATTATCGGACCTTTCGATAGCCACATCAAATCCCAATTTGGAGCCCTCCGCATAAATCCACTGAAGCATGTGATCACGAAATTCAAACTCTTgctcatttttaaattgattgTCCAACATCTACCGCCTTTACAACAACACCTTTGACATTCAGAGACACAACTTGTTTAGAAAAAATATTGGGGTGCGCCATATCTAATGAAACAAGTTACCACAAAACAGTAAGTAAGTGTTAATTCTATAAACATAGTTGAAAATATTAACACAGACAAATACCGAAAATGCATTTTCGGATAAGTTCATACTCGTTCCGAAAATGTATCTCCGAAATAAACACTAGTTTTTCAGACATAAAACAAGATTAACGTGAACAATAAAGCTTGAAATAAATGATCTTTACCTTAAATTCCAACTTCTTTTGCTCCATTTGACGTGATGAAACACAAGATCGAAGTTTTGGAGTGAAAATGTGGATTGAGAATGGAAGAATTTTTTGTGATAATTTTGAGTGAAAAACAAATATGACTGTGTGATCATGCATCTCAATGTTTTATCAAAATATtccggagatgtatctccgaaaaTATCTGACATACAAAGGTGATAgcaaaaatttcaaaatatcgCCATAAACTTTCGAAGATGTATCTCTGAAATGTTTACTGAGCTGATCAACTATAATTAATTTGTTGAAAATACCCAAAGATGTATCTCCAAATTTTTTTAAGTATTCATCTAAGATGTCACTCATCTAATACACTATAACATTGATGCATGATGCGTCCGAAGATGTATCTATAAAATCGGAGATACAACTAACaataaaaaaaatccaaaatttaACTCAACTCAACTCATACTATTGTGCCACGATTCTTCCATCTCACCAACCTAAAATAACAACTCGAACACAACAATACCCTTATTCAAAAAATAGTAGTCCGTTTTTAAGATACATAATTAGCAGCATAGTTGATAATAACAAAAAATGAGGTGCACCATAAACTGATTTTTCCTATCACAATTGAAGTACATACAAGCATAAATTCTAAATTATTActatataaaataaaatatatacaagATTCAGTGTATGAATCATAACCCGCTTTATTCCAGTTTGCCGATAAAACCGACCCGTGGCTGAAATTGGGGAATGAATCCAATTGCACTGTGCAGGAAACTATGTACACGCTAGTTTTTGTCGCGATTGAGTCGATCCCAAAGCGACGCGCACTTTCTCCTAGCGAAACCCACGCGCTTGTTTTCAAGATCATACTCAACTTCAAATCCCTGCTGTTGATAATTCCCAAGGATCGCCCCGGGCCCACCACTATCCTCAAAATCATCTCCACCgttcatcaacatcaaacaaCCTACTCTGCTCTTCTTCTTCAACCCATTTCCACCGTCCAAAAACTCATATAAGTAATTCTTCCTAGGCAGCACCACACTTGAATTCACCCCAACAAAACGCAGTTTCAACGACGGCACTTCCGCCGCCGCGTTCAAATGGTAACATGGCGAAAGCCCCGTTTTCATCTCAATCTCACGGGCCCGTGGGTTAACTCGCCTGACACGGCGGTCAAACTCCACCACCACCGAGTTATAAAACCCCGCCGGCAGCATCGTAAACGTCGTACCAGAATCCACAACTACACCGCCGTCACCTCTCTTATTCACCCTCCGTAAAATCCCCGGCGCGGGAACGGTCTTTTTCCCTACGGAAATTCCTTTCAAACCAACGCAGTAAAAATAAGGATACTTTGGATTCTCAAGCATTGAAGTATAAACAAACTCAACAGCTTCACCACCATTCCTCTGTTTTTCATCATCGTAACGACCCAGAATGAGTGGACTCAGTTTTTGAACCCGTTCACGACGAAAAGAATGAGAAGCCAAACAATAAGAGAAACGGTTTCCAAGTTGAGGAGAATGCTTAGCTAACTGAGCTGGGAGAGAGAGCAAGCCACGGCCAAACCCTGCAACGCCGGTTGGTTCTGCAAACGTGGTATGAGCACAACCGAATGTGAAGTTTCTGAGTTGCAGTGAAGAAAGAGAAAGTGTATCACGATAGAGACGAGCGATCAAGCTTCCGTCGCCGTATGCATAGTAAAACGGTGGACAGTGAAAAGAACCGCAGTCTTTTGTTTCAATGTAATCTAAAGGGCAACGAGCCATTGCGCAGAGATCGGAAGAAGAGATGGAACTGTGTGCTGCAGAGCATGCTTTAGAGCTGCATGAAACGGGAACACTGTGGGAGATGTTGGTGAGGGGAGATGAAGAATAAGGGTTGGGTTTGAGTTCACAGAGTATGCAGTTAAAAGGGGTGCAGGGGAACCAGACAAGGTCGCTTCCTGTGTCCATGTAGAGAGTGATGGGTTGAGAGTGGGGACCAATGTTGAAAGAGAGAGTGTAGTCGGATCCTGGAGAGAGTGGGAGAGAGAGTTGATGGCGATGTTTGTAGTGGTGGAAGCGTGATATAGAACGAGTAGAGATGGATTTGAGGAGGTTGTGGGTGGTGTTGAATTGGGTTTTGGAAAGTGAGTGTGTTAGGGGTAATAGTAGCATTTGAGATGAAGAATGTGAAATGAAGAGTGTAACGAGGAGGAGCAGCAACATGGGGGAACGAGAAGTCATTTGGTTGGGTTTTGAGTTGAGAAGTGAAGTAGAGAGAAAAGAGAAGACAAAATTTTGAATTTGTAGATGGAGTAGAGTGATATGATGATGCGAGTGAGGGTGCTCTGTTTGTTGTTTATAAAGGGAAAAAGGAAATTGAGGCAAAGTGACAAAGGTTTTGATGTTTCCAGCTGGTGAATTGGTAACTTTGTGGGCGCATCCATACACATGTACAAAATATTGGCAGCACTTTGGTGCATCATCGTTTCAAAATGTATAATACATTATGAGCTTTGTTATGCTAACACAATAAAACACCTACCCACCAACATGTATAAATCATGaatgttttgaaattaaattatGTTGGACAATTAATGTTGAATGTCATTCATTGAAACAAACTTTAAATTTTATATTGCACAACttacacacatacacacacacatatatatatatatatatatatatatatatatatatatatatatatatatatatatatatatatatatatatatatatatatatatatatatatatatatatatattcttacTAAAAAAATACTAAAAGGTTGACTTCTGCGTTATACGTTGGGGAGAAACCTAATTAATTGGTTATAAGTGTCTCCTATGTATTTTTCCATATGATCCCCCTCTTTTCATCTAAGGAATCTCCTATTTATATGACTTGACTCATCATTTCTCCCTTAATGCATGCCTCCTCAGACTGGCGTCCATATAATTGCTAAATAATGTTTTTTCCATTAATATATGTAACTATCATGTCATTATGGAACATTTTGTAACTGTCTCTTGTGACTCTTCACATGGTATCCTAACATTGACATTGAGTCTAATTTGTGTGTATGAGTACGATCATCCGACCTATTCCTCTTAATACTCGACCTTATCACTACTCGATTTCAGGGAACTCCATGATGTACTCGTCCCTTTTATTATTGGGCCCTTGTGACCTTTCATCTTTCGAAACTGTTCATAGAGGGTGACCCTCTTATCATTATCCCGACTTATCCGGGTTCAATACCCCTAGTACAAGACTTAACACCTCGACCCTTTAGGGCCCTCAACCCGGCAGACTGATGCTTTCTTGGACCGAGTTATGTCTTGGATGTCCTAAGTAAATAAGTGCTCTAATTTTGACTAATACCCGGCTTCCATCCGAGCCATTCCTACTTCATCACCGACCTCTTCCGATCTTATACATCGATCAATCAACATAAATTTCTAGGATGTATATAAGCACCCAATCTGAAAGAGAGAAATGTTTGGACAAAAAGAACCCTGGAACGTTTTTCTTCCATCCTAAGGCCGAGGTGTAACCCAAACCTAACATGTTGTTGCCTATTTTATAGACTTGACCTAGTGATGTGGGCAATTATGGCAAGCGCATGGACATATCTTTGCCAAATTGTCTCTTTCTCCCGTAATGATGATTTCTTTGGGGAATtgattttttccaaaaaaatcTCAAATGCCTAACATTTGAAAGTCATAAAAAAAGGTTTCCTTAAAGTTACTTCTTCCTCTTGCTAATCTTCCACAAAAGTAATTTATTACTCATTCAAGACGATTTCTCAGCTTCCAATTGTAACACCCCTAacttatttaattatttttatttaattatagtattttatgaattatttgataaCTTATTTATGTGATGTTGGTGTGTTTTTAGGTGTTTTAAGATGTTTTAAAGTATTCGAGGATACTTTAATAATTTAATAATCATTAAAATATTTGGGTGAGAGCGGTagattttatttaattatttaaaataacgATAATAATTATTTGAGGTTTATAATAATAGTTATTTAATTATTCAAATATAGTGTGacatattttccttttaaaatcaaataaatattttgtttaaatattaaaggtgtgacgcttaattgaataattatttaatttaagagttattttattttatttattaattaaataaatatttcgTTTGAGATTAAATATTTGGGAATTAATCTTAACGTTGAATTAAACATAATATATATCTCGTAAGGGAGAGTTTGAGAGTGAGGATAAAAATTAAGGTTTGAGACATATCGTTAAACGACACATCTGAGTATGAGGAGACCATTTTAGGAGGATCGTGAGGCAGTGATTTGGAGAGAGAGGAACATCAAGACCTTGAAAGCTCAATCCATAAGATAAGAGGGAGACTATAGGGTGGGTTTTAGGCAACAAAATGACGAGGGTTCCCTTATCTCTATGAAATGTATCGAATCAAAATACAAGTATTTTATTATATTGATTCATGCTGACCATATGAGGTTTGACCCAACCCCTTTGGTCACATATTGTATGATTTTGTATGAATAATATGTTCTATATTAAAATTTTGGTTTTTGGGAGTCGATCGTTGTTACGATTTGTACCCAAATGATAATCCCATTTGATGATCGATATGATTTTTGGATCGACAAAATTGTTTTTGGTGATTTGTTAATAAAAGTGAATTTTGATGTTAAATCATAGTATAATATGAAATTCTATGTTTATGATTGTTTTATTAAAAAGTGTTGATCTTTAATGTTTGACCACAGTTGTTTTTCCCAAAACCCTTTTGGTCAAATCTATGTGATAATATCCCACGAGTGTTTATATGGATAATCCTATTTGGTCAATCTTTGTCTTTTTTGATCGTTCTGTTAACCGTAATCCctttttcataaaaaaataacTTAATCGATAACTTTTCTCTAAAAACTCTAAAATAAATCTTTTGGGGAAAATCATAACTTTTGAGAATTTGTCATTGGGAATTGTATGATGTAAGAATTCGACATTGGGAGGTGGAAACTTGGAAAATCTGAGGTAAAATGGTCGATTGCAGGTATCGAAGGAGAAGTCGCGTTTCAGCGCTGTTCAGTAGAATTTTGCGCAAGTTTGACGTCCGATGTCAGAATAACTCATATTATACCTTTTCGAAAATGGAATAGTCTCAGAAGTCAAGATTCATTTTTTAGCCGTTTAAGTTTGTATAAGTTCCAAAAACAACGTTTTCCTATTTTCTGAAATTTTAGCAATTTatgtttatttgttttatttatttattttgtttagGATTAAAAGCCCATAAGACTCATTAAAGTTCTCTTTGTTTTATGTATTTAATGCCGGTTGGCAATGCCATAAGGATTAACCTTTTGAGTATAAtaaatttcaaaattttgtttaatttttatagtgaataataataatttttataaataaaactaAAACTAACAAAATCTTTGTTCTTAGTTGAAATAAGTTTTTTTTGTTGGAAAATTAGTGATGTTAGTTATGATAACTTTAACTTTTTGTAATAAAACTAAATTAAGTAAAAACATTacaattaatttaattaaatccTTTTGAGGAATTAACGATGTTACGATGTTATTCTAGAGGCCTATGACTGACATTTGGATTCATACTTGGAACATGTTatgatgataatgatgaaatATCAAATTTTGGTGAATATACAACCTTTGATGATGTTTGGGTGATTTTTTATGAATGTTGGTTTAAATCCTCATAACATGTCATGCATTCATACTATTTCGGAGTTAGGTGAGACTTCGGTCTATTTTTGGGTGACCTCagatcctatggtggggatcattAGTGTATTTGAGGGACTAGAGGCATGTCTTagatcctatggtggggatcgtCGGTTCAGTTAAGGGGCCGACAACTTTTTACGATGATGGACAATATCATTAACATACCTATGATGTTCACAAAACTTTGGCACCACATGAATTTAGGTGATGAAGTTGGTGAACATTATTCTTGCATATATTGATGTGTCTTATGATGAATGATTGTTTCAATGTTGTGTTTTGTGATTGTGGTTGCATGATTATCATTCATGTTTTGAGTGAATTATCGTTTCTCGATTATCATCCTGTTTGCCAAAAATTTCACCATTAATATATGTaagtgtattctcaccccttaCTTGTTTTCTTAGTTTTTTGGTGTGCTTTGCACAGGTGATTAGCAGGATCGAGGTTCGTTGTTGCAGTGAGATGGTCGTTGCCTCTCAACAGACTTTTATCTTCCGTATATTCTAGTTTTTGAATAAGAATGCTCTGATCTATAACACTGGGGATAAAGACGTTCGTTTGCATTACTTTGATTTGTTTGCAATCAACTATTATGAGATTTTGATTATGATGTATTGGTTTAGTTCTATTCAGACATATTTTATGGTGTTTCTAAATAAATTTCCATTGTGCAACATCTGTTGTTTTATGATTTATGAAGTAATTATGATGAAGTAACATCCTTTTCCtgttatttttatttaaaatctattattcggggtttagggtgttacgTAGTGGTCTAGGGGCATAGGTGAACATTCTATACAAACAAGCTAAGtgtcttgtgtccaaaataatcatAGTAAGGGTAGGAAAACTCCATTATTACTAATTCTctaccacttaaggctcgtgacgcATAATACTAAtcatatttttattgttttttagTTTGGTTATGGAAATGCCACTTGATATTGTATCAAAGGTTTAttgatttgattatgaaattggtGACATATAATGAAAATACAAAGTAAACAAAAAAGAAAGTAAATGGTCACATTGcaaggtagcccaagagaaagccttgtgtgtgcaaaaaTGACCTAAGCTAATAAAAGATAATGTTATTACAATCATGTCTCCCTAGAGagtgccatgatgccattcttacaacaggTATTTAAGTTATAGATGAAATCCAAGGTTGAGACATAGGGTCAAATGATAAGGGCAAGGTCCTCCAAGAAAATATCCTAAGTGAAATCCTTTAAGTCTCATGGTTGATTATAAGTGGAATGCATTTTTTTGgatcttatcattttatcatgtttttgttacTTTTGATTGTATGATGACAATAagtaaataacaataataaacatgcatgagGAGTATATACAATGAGGATGATGGTAATGAGTTGTTGAATGTAAATTACAATGcaatgacataaaagtaaatcacaaggTAATAAAATTAACATAGAAGTAAACCACAAGATAATAATAACAAGAccacaataataatggttagtggtaaacaaagttagtgaagtataattaATGGTTAGTAATATTTAAAAGGTAAACATTTGAGTATTATCTATCCAtaggtcaaaagattcaaaatatggtgcatcaggggataacttatcactgaggcaaagtattgaagatgatcaatgatcatctaacaatagatttggaacaatgaaagttatacaaccccaagtccatctataAATAGTTTGACAAAAAGGAAGACTGTATCACTCTATGATTACAAGTTAATGATTGATTAAAGTACAAGTTAAGGATTGATTATGTTATGTACAAGTTATATACAAGTTAGGTAATGAAACAACAGTATAAGAGGGTTAGTAATTAATGGAAATAAAATAAGTTAAATAGATTAGAAAGTTAGTATCACAAACATGGCTTCATTTATGCATCAAATGACTTGAATATGGATAAACATAAGCAACttatcaatgcctcaaagtatcatgaacGATCCATTTATCATTCATTGATAGATTTGAAATATTGAAGGTTTTAACAACCCTAAGTATCCAAAGTCATGACCTAATAGACCTCATTAGCCAACATTAATCAAGAGATAAAAAGTCCACAAAAAATGCCCAAATAAAATAAACCAAGGGTGTAATAAAATAAAAGGGAGGAAAATAATGAGGGTGTCTTTGAAAAATATTTTGATCAGAATAAAAATAAAGgtgaaaaaaataaaatcaaaatggaaATAAATAGTGGAAAATaagaaaaaatgaaataaaaaggaaaGGGACCAAAAATAATATGAGTGCGCtgggggttgaacccctgaccttggggtcatgtGGACAACCCCCATCCACTTGGCCAAGCGCCTTGTGGTGTCAAAGGAATACCTTGGTAGAATAAAATATTAGAACGATTGCTAAAATAAAACACGCGTGTGAATGGACCAATGGGAAGCAAACACATGATTCGTTTGAATTCAAAAGATGTGTGAAGCAACAAACACGAAGTTGTCTTCAACCTCAACAACTTCAAAAACTCGTGTTTTTAGAGGGAATCAAACATGGATTCAACCTCCCCACACTTCATCATTCTCATCTCCATACTCATGAGCTATTTcttggctctgagtgtggagaATTTCTCAAGATCACAAAAAATCGATTTGacctaaaaataaaattaaatggTAGATAATAGATAATCAAGGTTCAGACCATGGGGTTAAGCACCAGCAAGTGATTTTGAGAAAGAGGGTAACTTATTTGAGTGAAGGAGATGAGTGAAAGTACCTGGTCAGAATCAGTTTCAGAGATGAACTCCAATGGCTATGGACAACTCAGGGAATGAGGTCAAAAAAGGAATCAAATCAATGTGGTTTGGGGGTTTGGTGCATCAAAATGAAAAATCTGGTCATGTGTGGTGTGGTTTGTGCAGCATGATAAAATCCAATCTTTGAAGTTGGGCCAAATGAAACATGCCACACTATGTTATGCAATATGTTAGGGGTCAAAAGGAATCAAGTCAATATGGTTTAGGGGCTTGGTGCATCAAAATGCAGTATCTGGTTTGTGCAACATGATAAAAATCTAATATTTGAACTTGGGCCAAGTGAATTTGGCTCGTGCATTTTGAATGAAACTTGTTCCAAATAATCTTTGCCATGTCCTTGATCATTTTAAAAAAGATACAGGTAAAAAGGAtttgtggtttggaaatggaatGAGGTAAAGTAGTGGTCATGGTCATGAT includes:
- the LOC127074171 gene encoding probable aspartyl protease At4g16563: MTSRSPMLLLLLVTLFISHSSSQMLLLPLTHSLSKTQFNTTHNLLKSISTRSISRFHHYKHRHQLSLPLSPGSDYTLSFNIGPHSQPITLYMDTGSDLVWFPCTPFNCILCELKPNPYSSSPLTNISHSVPVSCSSKACSAAHSSISSSDLCAMARCPLDYIETKDCGSFHCPPFYYAYGDGSLIARLYRDTLSLSSLQLRNFTFGCAHTTFAEPTGVAGFGRGLLSLPAQLAKHSPQLGNRFSYCLASHSFRRERVQKLSPLILGRYDDEKQRNGGEAVEFVYTSMLENPKYPYFYCVGLKGISVGKKTVPAPGILRRVNKRGDGGVVVDSGTTFTMLPAGFYNSVVVEFDRRVRRVNPRAREIEMKTGLSPCYHLNAAAEVPSLKLRFVGVNSSVVLPRKNYLYEFLDGGNGLKKKSRVGCLMLMNGGDDFEDSGGPGAILGNYQQQGFEVEYDLENKRVGFARRKCASLWDRLNRDKN